The following proteins come from a genomic window of Dreissena polymorpha isolate Duluth1 chromosome 1, UMN_Dpol_1.0, whole genome shotgun sequence:
- the LOC127854063 gene encoding uncharacterized protein LOC127854063 has translation MKFQFEFILSAVLFFLSTHAFTIEKRPESSLVLPDISPLGREKRAFGNVVQFSMDNELSSSVDWKTVDMDKDYVCYNSRASFPGGDINKCPTAVASGQAVPTNYRSTCPWYYTAEHDPTRFPTTIMQARSPCIYCIGSPINECVPVSQNTTVLQKSASPSPDGSYIFYERQVTVTVGFTCAGPRLAENAATTKATTKAPAEDIPWAK, from the coding sequence ATGAAATTCCAGTTCGAATTCATTCTATCAGCAGTGTTGTTCTTTCTGTCGACACACGCATTCACGATAGAGAAGCGGCCAGAGTCGTCGCTTGTTTTGCCGGACATTTCGCCGCTTGGCCGTGAGAAACGAGCATTTGGAAATGTTGTCCAATTTTCAATGGACAATGAACTGAGTTCGAGCGTGGATTGGAAAACGGTGGATATGGATAAAGATTACGTGTGTTACAATTCACGTGCTAGCTTCCCAGGCGGAGATATAAACAAATGTCCGACGGCGGTTGCCAGCGGTCAAGCGGTTCCAACAAACTACCGGTCCACCTGCCCATGGTACTACACGGCCGAGCACGATCCCACCCGGTTCCCGACGACAATAATGCAGGCGCGATCCCCATGTATCTATTGCATTGGCTCCCCCATCAATGAGTGTGTACCCGTCTCTCAGAATACAACGGTCTTACAGAAATCCGCATCCCCTTCACCTGACGGTAGCTACATTTTTTACGAACGACAGGTTACCGTGACTGTGGGATTTACGTGCGCCGGGCCGAGATTGGCTGAAAATGCAGCAACCACCAAAGCGACCACCAAAGCGCCTGCAGAGGACATTCCATGGGCAAAATAA